The following are encoded together in the Pseudodesulfovibrio indicus genome:
- a CDS encoding NAD+ synthase has product MKIGVLQLNPVVGDIDGNAAKIVAAYRRATALGADLCMTPEMALTGYPPRDLLLYARFVERVGERALALARELADGPPLLLGAVEPNPGTGKQVFNCALWCEAGAIRKSVRKTLLPTYDVFDEARYFEPAPEGNERANIVEFNGRTLAVSICEDAWNDKDYWDARTYSRDPLEEAAAFGPDAILNLSASPLFLGKQRLREDMLGAVARKYGVPMVYANQTGGNDDLVFEGRSCAFGPDGRLVARAAGFTEDVLLVDLDDFSANAVADDDFAPEAETWRALVLGTRDYVRKSGFSTALVGLSGGIDSAVTACVAAEALGPENVTCVLMPSPYSSRGSVDDSLALAENLGVETLTLPIEPIMRSFETTLAEPFAGLAPDTTEENIQSRIRGNLLMALSNKRGSLLLTTGNKSELAVGYCTIYGDMSGGFAVISDVDKSSVFRLARWYNEHVGPNIPEPIITKPPSAELRPNQKDQDSLPDYAVLDAILALHVEHHKSRREIIAEGFDEPTVNRILDLVRFAEFKRRQAAPGIKLTPRSFGTGWRMPLACRRDL; this is encoded by the coding sequence ATGAAAATCGGCGTCCTGCAACTCAACCCCGTGGTCGGGGACATCGACGGCAACGCGGCGAAGATCGTGGCGGCCTACCGGCGCGCAACGGCGCTCGGCGCGGACCTGTGCATGACCCCCGAGATGGCCCTGACCGGCTATCCGCCCAGGGACCTGCTGCTCTATGCGCGGTTCGTGGAGCGGGTGGGCGAACGCGCCCTGGCCCTGGCCCGCGAGCTGGCCGACGGCCCGCCCCTGCTGCTCGGCGCGGTGGAGCCCAACCCCGGCACCGGCAAGCAGGTCTTCAACTGCGCCCTGTGGTGCGAGGCGGGCGCGATCCGCAAGTCCGTGCGCAAGACCCTGCTGCCCACCTACGACGTGTTCGACGAGGCGCGCTATTTCGAGCCCGCGCCCGAAGGGAACGAGCGGGCCAACATCGTGGAGTTCAACGGCCGGACCCTGGCCGTGTCCATCTGCGAGGACGCCTGGAACGACAAGGACTACTGGGACGCCCGGACCTATTCCCGCGACCCCCTGGAGGAGGCCGCCGCCTTCGGCCCGGACGCCATCCTGAACCTCTCGGCCTCGCCCCTGTTCCTGGGCAAGCAGCGGCTTCGGGAGGACATGCTCGGGGCCGTGGCCCGCAAGTACGGCGTGCCCATGGTCTACGCCAACCAGACGGGCGGCAACGACGACCTGGTCTTCGAGGGGCGGTCCTGCGCCTTTGGCCCGGACGGTCGGCTCGTGGCCCGCGCCGCCGGGTTTACCGAGGACGTGCTCCTGGTGGACCTGGACGATTTTTCGGCCAACGCGGTGGCGGACGACGACTTTGCGCCCGAGGCCGAGACCTGGCGCGCCCTGGTGCTCGGCACCCGCGACTACGTGCGCAAGTCCGGCTTCTCCACCGCCCTGGTGGGGCTGTCCGGGGGCATCGACTCCGCGGTCACGGCCTGCGTGGCCGCCGAGGCCCTGGGGCCGGAGAACGTGACCTGCGTGCTCATGCCCTCGCCCTATTCCAGCCGGGGGTCGGTGGACGACTCCCTGGCCCTGGCCGAAAACCTGGGCGTGGAGACCCTGACCCTGCCCATCGAGCCGATCATGCGTTCCTTCGAGACAACCCTGGCCGAGCCCTTTGCCGGGCTGGCCCCGGACACCACCGAGGAGAACATCCAGTCGCGCATCCGGGGCAACCTGCTCATGGCCCTGTCCAACAAGCGGGGCTCCCTGCTGCTGACCACGGGCAACAAGTCCGAGCTGGCCGTGGGCTACTGCACCATCTACGGCGACATGTCGGGCGGGTTCGCGGTCATCTCGGACGTGGACAAGAGTTCGGTCTTCCGGCTGGCCCGCTGGTACAACGAGCACGTGGGGCCGAACATCCCGGAGCCGATCATCACCAAGCCGCCGTCCGCCGAGCTTCGGCCCAACCAGAAGGACCAGGACTCCCTGCCGGACTACGCGGTCCTGGACGCCATCCTGGCCCTGCACGTGGAGCACCACAAATCGCGCCGGGAGATCATCGCCGAAGGGTTCGACGAACCCACCGTGAACCGAATCCTGGACCTGGTCCGGTTCGCCGAGTTCAAGCGCCGCCAGGCCGCGCCCGGCATCAAGCTGACCCCGCGCTCCTTCGGCACCGGCTGGCGCATGCCGCTGGCCTGCCGCCGCGATCTGTAG
- a CDS encoding NifB/NifX family molybdenum-iron cluster-binding protein, which yields MNTRIAIPSAAPGGMDAAIDAHFGHCAMYTLVDVEDGAVKEVSVVPSCPHVQGGCMAPVNYLADNKVQALISGGMGMRPLMGFNQVGIQVYHGSGAPTVSVAIEAFLRDSLPVFTVDQTCGGGH from the coding sequence ATGAATACCCGTATTGCGATCCCCTCGGCCGCCCCCGGCGGCATGGACGCCGCCATCGACGCCCACTTCGGCCATTGCGCCATGTACACCCTGGTGGACGTGGAGGACGGCGCCGTGAAAGAGGTCTCGGTCGTCCCCTCCTGCCCGCACGTCCAGGGCGGCTGCATGGCCCCGGTCAACTACCTGGCCGACAACAAGGTCCAGGCGCTCATCTCCGGCGGCATGGGCATGCGCCCGCTCATGGGCTTCAACCAGGTCGGCATCCAGGTCTACCACGGCTCGGGCGCACCCACCGTGAGCGTGGCCATCGAGGCGTTCCTGCGCGACTCCCTGCCCGTGTTCACCGTGGACCAGACCTGCGGCGGCGGTCACTAG
- a CDS encoding geranylgeranyl reductase family protein has translation MTKTFDALVCGGSLAGSAAALVLARQGRSVAVLDRAVFPRPKLCGGLLTWKTVRLLETLFGETPASLAEAGAVNHASDRYVIRTPNRLLAEGALSFPFHFSDRAVLDALLLDHARRAGAEVFEGAEVATCDPRNGEATLKTGETFRGRFLIGADGANSVVRKSFPNYDRERWRELTAPTIEIQLDADRLPRVVEHPELYIGQLEAGYGWVFPNPGKAVLGICGLRRGNVNFSRLFREYLEILEIDPNTVSERRGHPLPYGNYLEEPVCGATLLAGDAGGFVEPLFGEGIFFALCTGRYAGEAVAAALAGGTDPGPRYVDRLRRYVLPELRGSDRLRWTLFRSMGLFGPRSLSWFVKLLGGPLGDMVHGKRSYARLRKKTWDFPTPARPA, from the coding sequence ATGACCAAGACGTTCGACGCACTCGTCTGCGGCGGCTCCCTGGCCGGGAGCGCGGCCGCCCTGGTCCTGGCCCGGCAGGGGCGGTCCGTGGCCGTCCTGGACCGCGCCGTCTTTCCCCGGCCCAAGCTGTGCGGCGGGCTGCTGACCTGGAAGACCGTCCGGCTGCTGGAGACCCTGTTCGGCGAGACCCCGGCCTCCCTGGCCGAGGCGGGCGCCGTGAACCATGCCTCGGACCGCTACGTCATCCGCACCCCGAACCGGCTCCTGGCCGAAGGGGCCCTGTCGTTTCCTTTCCACTTCTCGGATCGGGCCGTACTCGACGCGCTGCTTCTCGACCACGCCCGGCGCGCCGGGGCCGAAGTCTTCGAGGGGGCCGAGGTCGCAACCTGCGACCCGCGCAACGGCGAAGCCACGCTCAAGACCGGCGAGACCTTCCGGGGACGTTTTCTCATCGGCGCGGACGGGGCCAACTCCGTGGTCCGCAAGTCCTTCCCGAATTACGACCGCGAGAGATGGCGAGAACTGACCGCCCCGACCATCGAGATACAACTCGACGCCGACCGCCTTCCAAGGGTGGTGGAGCACCCCGAATTGTATATCGGCCAGCTGGAGGCGGGCTATGGCTGGGTCTTTCCCAACCCGGGGAAGGCGGTTTTGGGAATCTGCGGCCTTCGTCGCGGAAACGTCAACTTTTCCAGGCTGTTTAGAGAATATCTAGAGATTCTTGAGATCGATCCGAACACGGTTTCCGAGCGCCGGGGGCATCCTTTGCCCTACGGAAACTACCTGGAGGAGCCGGTCTGCGGGGCGACGCTCCTGGCGGGCGACGCGGGCGGGTTCGTGGAGCCGCTGTTCGGTGAGGGCATCTTCTTTGCCCTGTGCACAGGGCGGTACGCGGGCGAGGCCGTGGCCGCGGCCCTGGCCGGGGGGACCGACCCCGGCCCGCGCTACGTGGACCGGCTGCGCCGCTACGTCCTGCCCGAGCTCAGGGGCTCGGACCGGTTGCGCTGGACCCTGTTCCGGTCCATGGGGCTGTTCGGGCCGCGCTCCCTGTCCTGGTTCGTCAAGCTCCTGGGCGGGCCTCTGGGCGACATGGTCCACGGCAAACGATCCTACGCCAGGCTGCGCAAAAAGACCTGGGATTTCCCCACGCCCGCCCGTCCCGCTTGA
- a CDS encoding glycosyltransferase family protein, with amino-acid sequence MSAGPTIAWIGGGYLHPQFAECGYDVRRVALSAPRVLDWDAVCRETGREPDFVVYADASLPPPLVGLERFPCPTLFYCVDSHIHEWYPFYAQAFDLCAVSLLDHLPRMTLRLGPDRVFWLPPFPIRGERPPKVAPQRIWDVLFVGRVDPETSPVRAKFLREFATEVDNFEVREGTFANLFPKARIVLNIAERGDLNFRVFEALATGSCLLTPRVGNGQDQLFEDGVHLFTYELNDPRDAARKANRLLAHPELCERVGLAGLAEVDAHHRRRNRVRTILDRIEGLDREAVVRERLAQADMIRDKYLRLLYLHWGAEVTDARSRELYLWGARGDGKSPAQRPQKRPARAANHNPQDPESKSV; translated from the coding sequence ATGTCGGCTGGACCCACCATTGCCTGGATAGGCGGAGGCTACCTCCATCCCCAATTCGCGGAATGCGGATACGACGTGCGGCGCGTGGCGCTGTCCGCGCCCCGCGTCCTGGACTGGGACGCGGTCTGCCGCGAGACCGGCCGCGAGCCGGACTTCGTGGTCTATGCCGACGCCAGCCTGCCGCCGCCCCTGGTGGGGCTGGAGCGGTTCCCCTGCCCGACCCTGTTCTACTGCGTGGATTCCCACATCCACGAGTGGTACCCGTTCTACGCCCAGGCCTTCGACCTGTGCGCGGTCAGCCTCCTGGACCACCTGCCGCGCATGACCCTGCGCCTCGGGCCGGACCGGGTCTTCTGGCTGCCGCCGTTCCCCATCCGGGGCGAGCGCCCGCCCAAGGTCGCGCCCCAGCGCATCTGGGACGTCCTGTTCGTGGGCCGCGTGGACCCGGAGACATCGCCCGTCCGGGCGAAGTTCCTGCGCGAGTTCGCCACCGAGGTGGACAATTTCGAAGTCCGCGAAGGGACCTTCGCCAACCTGTTCCCCAAGGCCCGGATCGTGCTCAACATCGCCGAGCGGGGCGACCTGAATTTCCGCGTGTTCGAGGCCCTGGCCACCGGGTCCTGCCTGCTGACCCCGCGCGTGGGCAACGGCCAGGACCAATTGTTCGAGGACGGCGTGCACCTGTTCACCTACGAGCTCAACGACCCCCGGGACGCGGCCCGCAAGGCGAACCGGCTGCTTGCGCACCCCGAGCTGTGCGAGCGTGTCGGGCTGGCCGGATTGGCCGAGGTCGACGCCCACCACCGCCGCCGCAACAGGGTGCGGACCATCCTCGACCGCATCGAGGGACTGGACCGGGAGGCGGTGGTCCGCGAGCGGCTGGCCCAGGCCGACATGATCCGGGACAAGTACCTGCGCCTGCTCTACCTGCACTGGGGCGCGGAGGTGACCGACGCCCGCTCCAGGGAACTGTACCTCTGGGGTGCGCGGGGGGACGGCAAATCCCCGGCGCAGCGCCCGCAAAAGCGGCCCGCCCGCGCCGCCAACCACAACCCGCAAGACCCGGAGAGCAAATCCGTATGA
- a CDS encoding response regulator, translated as MSIVAATNRPEQLAPFLKALTEQTGHEIGVAPSGAQTLEWVATKSPVLVVIDEGLPDQKPLDLVREILMVSAMTLTAVITALSEDDFHEASEGYGVLMALPTNPTAADGTELAKRLSEV; from the coding sequence ATGTCCATCGTGGCGGCCACAAACCGACCGGAACAACTGGCCCCGTTCCTCAAGGCCCTGACAGAACAGACCGGCCATGAGATCGGCGTGGCCCCGTCCGGGGCGCAAACCCTGGAATGGGTCGCCACCAAATCCCCGGTGCTGGTGGTCATCGACGAAGGACTGCCTGATCAAAAACCCCTGGACCTGGTGCGCGAAATCCTCATGGTCTCGGCCATGACCCTCACCGCCGTGATCACCGCCCTGTCCGAAGACGACTTCCACGAAGCCAGCGAAGGATACGGCGTGCTCATGGCACTGCCCACCAACCCCACCGCAGCCGACGGCACCGAACTCGCCAAACGCCTGTCCGAAGTCTAG
- a CDS encoding bifunctional glycosyltransferase/CDP-glycerol:glycerophosphate glycerophosphotransferase — protein sequence MTAVSVVVAVYNAQPWLDRFFASLQRQTLRDFEVVMVDDASTDQSAALIEKTAEADPRFRLVRLPVNSGAGTARNTGIMEARGETLCFADPDDLLPETSLEVRYTAYKHHNAIVRACHDEIGDDGSMRNHETRPDRLPELFSPVDEAERVGVNPFLCAHWTWLFPTELLRRHKIFNGEDMRTAEDIVLLNKLFFHIKRMVWIPDTVYLWMKHEESLSTTRYTAEHYENYFQCCDVFYREAGKHRRMELADQFFDGYLALYPGHLLAQAAQGASDELDAQKLIAATARIAERYAVFARCAEVLRRNPAHYAGLCRLMAVLQSDNQSALLRLVESQRVFNRLMEEKRFEGVRAAGWSRQVSFDKLDREAGLVRGRYLFCDSGPEERFVSGGRDAQPAYAKNRTVHTGNGYVIFERILWLPLPPDGDERIALTVGGQDSGLNHTASQLRAAFAPRPLNDAGFPPDVRALRRLAASPAVREKFRDAWLFIDRDNEADDNAEHLYRWVRREHPEVNAWFVLNQESHDWPRLQAEGFRLVPHGTMEHFALFLSASKLVSSQMDVYIYAPLEERYYSDFQRPKFICLQHGVTKEDISSWLNPVPIDLFVTASPAEYASIVSDGTAYIMTEKEVRLTSFPRFDKLLEPVEQENTLLVMPTWRSDLVGEWDGKGQRRERNEAFYSSSYVATWKDVFDDPRLKALLDKYDYNVVFFAHPGFEEYLDGMPFPAYVDKRSKRHGSLMELMKRSRVMITDFSSVAFDMAHAKRSVLYYQPEDEAGYARRQNRKTGFFHYSTMGFGPVCRDRDALIAALEDALRAGGVPAPEYAEREQNTFAHHDRNSCQRVFDAIRADSKHHFEG from the coding sequence ATGACCGCCGTTTCCGTCGTCGTCGCCGTCTACAACGCGCAGCCCTGGCTGGACCGCTTTTTCGCGTCCCTGCAACGGCAGACGCTCCGGGATTTCGAGGTCGTCATGGTGGACGACGCGTCCACGGACCAAAGCGCCGCCCTGATCGAGAAGACGGCCGAGGCCGATCCCCGGTTCCGGCTGGTGCGGCTGCCGGTCAACTCCGGCGCGGGTACGGCCCGCAACACCGGCATCATGGAGGCCAGGGGCGAGACCCTGTGCTTCGCCGACCCCGACGACCTGCTGCCCGAGACCTCCCTGGAGGTCCGCTATACGGCCTACAAGCACCACAACGCCATTGTCCGCGCCTGCCACGACGAGATCGGGGACGACGGGTCCATGCGCAACCACGAGACCCGGCCCGACCGGCTTCCCGAGCTGTTCTCGCCCGTGGACGAGGCCGAGCGCGTGGGCGTGAACCCGTTCCTGTGCGCCCACTGGACCTGGCTTTTCCCCACCGAGCTGCTGCGCCGCCACAAGATATTCAACGGCGAGGACATGCGCACCGCCGAGGACATCGTCCTGCTCAACAAGCTGTTTTTCCACATCAAGCGCATGGTCTGGATACCGGACACGGTCTACCTCTGGATGAAGCACGAGGAGTCCCTGTCCACCACGCGCTACACGGCGGAACACTACGAGAACTACTTCCAATGCTGCGACGTGTTCTACCGCGAGGCGGGCAAACACCGGCGCATGGAGCTGGCCGACCAGTTCTTCGACGGCTACCTGGCCCTGTATCCGGGCCACCTCCTGGCCCAGGCCGCCCAGGGCGCGAGCGACGAGCTGGACGCGCAGAAGCTGATCGCGGCCACGGCACGCATCGCCGAGCGGTACGCGGTCTTCGCCCGCTGCGCCGAGGTCCTGCGCAGGAACCCGGCCCACTACGCCGGGCTGTGCCGCCTGATGGCCGTGCTGCAGAGCGACAACCAGTCCGCCCTGCTGCGGCTGGTGGAGTCCCAGCGGGTGTTCAACCGGCTGATGGAGGAAAAGCGGTTCGAGGGGGTGCGCGCCGCCGGTTGGAGCCGCCAGGTCTCCTTCGACAAGCTCGACCGCGAGGCCGGGCTGGTCCGGGGGCGCTACCTGTTCTGCGACAGCGGCCCCGAGGAGCGGTTCGTCTCCGGCGGCAGGGACGCCCAACCGGCTTACGCCAAGAACCGCACCGTGCACACCGGCAACGGGTACGTGATTTTCGAGCGCATCCTCTGGCTGCCGCTTCCGCCCGACGGGGACGAGCGCATCGCCCTGACCGTGGGCGGGCAGGATTCGGGACTGAACCACACCGCGTCCCAGCTCCGCGCCGCCTTTGCGCCCAGGCCCCTGAACGACGCGGGCTTCCCCCCGGACGTCCGCGCCCTGCGCCGGCTGGCCGCATCCCCCGCCGTCCGGGAAAAATTCAGGGACGCCTGGCTGTTCATCGACAGGGACAACGAGGCCGACGACAACGCGGAGCATCTCTACCGCTGGGTGCGTCGCGAGCACCCCGAGGTCAACGCCTGGTTCGTGCTCAACCAGGAGTCCCACGACTGGCCGAGGCTCCAGGCGGAAGGGTTCCGCCTCGTGCCCCACGGCACCATGGAACATTTCGCACTGTTCCTGTCGGCGAGCAAACTCGTCTCCAGCCAGATGGACGTCTACATCTACGCCCCCCTGGAGGAACGGTACTACAGCGATTTCCAACGGCCGAAATTCATCTGCCTGCAGCACGGCGTGACCAAGGAGGACATCTCCTCCTGGCTGAATCCCGTGCCCATCGACCTGTTCGTCACGGCCAGCCCTGCCGAATACGCCTCCATCGTCTCGGACGGGACCGCCTACATCATGACCGAAAAGGAGGTCCGGCTGACGAGCTTCCCACGGTTCGACAAGCTGCTGGAACCCGTGGAACAGGAGAACACCCTGCTCGTGATGCCCACCTGGCGGTCCGATCTGGTGGGCGAGTGGGACGGCAAGGGGCAGCGCCGGGAGCGCAACGAAGCCTTTTATTCGTCGAGCTACGTGGCGACGTGGAAGGACGTCTTCGACGACCCGCGCCTCAAGGCCCTGCTCGACAAGTACGACTACAACGTCGTCTTCTTCGCCCACCCCGGCTTCGAGGAGTACCTGGACGGGATGCCCTTCCCCGCCTACGTGGACAAGCGGTCCAAGCGGCACGGCTCGCTGATGGAGCTGATGAAGCGATCCAGGGTGATGATCACGGATTTTTCCTCGGTCGCCTTCGACATGGCGCACGCCAAGCGGTCCGTGCTCTACTACCAGCCCGAGGACGAGGCGGGGTATGCCCGCAGGCAGAACCGGAAGACCGGCTTCTTCCACTATTCGACCATGGGATTCGGCCCGGTCTGCCGCGACAGGGATGCGCTCATCGCGGCCCTGGAAGACGCCCTGCGCGCCGGGGGCGTCCCGGCCCCGGAGTACGCAGAGCGCGAACAGAACACCTTTGCCCACCACGACAGGAACTCCTGTCAGCGCGTCTTCGATGCGATCAGGGCGGACTCCAAACACCATTTCGAGGGGTAG
- a CDS encoding sigma-54-dependent transcriptional regulator: MAAKILIIDDEESIRLSLRGILEDEGLSVVEAESGEQGLELLGTDIPDLVFLDIWLPGMDGLEALETISRDYEGLPVIMISGHGTIETAVKALKKGAFDFIEKPLSLEKVVVSARNGLEFSRLRQENQALKTRISSEQPVTLTGESAPIANLREVIGRVAPTESWVLITGANGTGKEIVARSIHNQSSRADKPLVAVNCAAIPEELIESELFGHEKGAFTGAEKAQIGKFELADGSTLFLDEIGDMSLKTQAKILRILQEQAFEHVGGRKTIKVDVRVIAATNKDLPREIKAGNFREDLYYRLKVFPLELPPLRDRVEDIPLLINDFMDTLVRQHGFKPIAFAPESIDVLSRYPWPGNVRELKNFVERMFIMYAGETVTPDRLPPEFKPARPAPEPGETVPAAPMDGLINDGPADLKQARADFEARFLEAKLKEFDGNISQLAKAIGLERSSLYRKLKAYNIQAD; encoded by the coding sequence ATGGCCGCAAAGATCCTGATCATCGACGACGAAGAGTCCATCCGTCTTTCCCTGCGCGGCATCCTGGAGGACGAGGGGCTCTCCGTGGTCGAAGCGGAATCCGGCGAACAGGGGCTGGAACTCCTCGGCACCGACATCCCGGACCTCGTATTCCTCGACATCTGGCTGCCCGGCATGGACGGCCTGGAGGCCCTGGAGACCATCTCCCGTGACTACGAGGGGCTGCCCGTGATCATGATCTCCGGGCACGGAACCATCGAGACCGCGGTCAAGGCGCTCAAGAAAGGGGCCTTCGACTTCATCGAGAAACCCCTGTCCCTGGAAAAGGTCGTGGTCTCCGCCCGCAACGGGTTGGAGTTCTCCCGGCTGCGCCAGGAAAACCAGGCGCTCAAGACCCGCATCTCCTCGGAACAGCCCGTCACCCTGACCGGCGAGTCCGCGCCCATCGCCAACCTCCGCGAGGTCATCGGCAGGGTCGCGCCCACCGAATCCTGGGTGCTCATCACCGGCGCGAACGGCACCGGCAAGGAGATCGTGGCCCGGTCCATCCACAACCAGTCCTCCCGCGCCGACAAGCCGCTGGTGGCCGTCAACTGCGCCGCCATCCCCGAGGAACTCATCGAATCCGAACTCTTCGGCCACGAAAAGGGCGCGTTCACCGGGGCGGAAAAGGCCCAGATCGGCAAGTTCGAGCTGGCCGACGGGTCCACCCTGTTCCTGGACGAGATCGGCGACATGTCCCTCAAGACCCAGGCCAAGATCCTGCGCATCCTCCAGGAGCAGGCCTTCGAACACGTGGGCGGGCGCAAGACCATCAAGGTCGACGTGCGCGTCATCGCCGCCACCAACAAGGATTTGCCCCGCGAGATCAAGGCCGGCAACTTCCGCGAAGACCTCTACTACCGGCTCAAGGTCTTCCCCCTGGAACTGCCGCCCCTGCGCGACCGCGTGGAAGACATCCCCCTGCTCATCAACGATTTCATGGATACCCTCGTGCGCCAGCACGGGTTCAAGCCCATCGCCTTCGCCCCCGAATCCATCGACGTCCTCAGCCGCTACCCCTGGCCCGGCAACGTCCGCGAACTCAAGAACTTCGTGGAGCGCATGTTCATCATGTACGCGGGCGAAACCGTCACCCCGGACCGGCTGCCGCCCGAGTTCAAGCCCGCCCGCCCCGCGCCCGAGCCCGGCGAAACCGTACCCGCCGCGCCCATGGACGGCCTGATCAACGACGGGCCCGCCGACCTCAAACAGGCCCGCGCCGACTTCGAAGCCCGGTTCCTCGAAGCAAAGCTCAAGGAATTCGACGGCAATATCTCCCAGCTCGCCAAGGCCATCGGCCTGGAACGCAGCTCCCTGTACCGCAAGCTCAAGGCCTACAACATCCAGGCCGACTAG